One segment of Rosa chinensis cultivar Old Blush chromosome 6, RchiOBHm-V2, whole genome shotgun sequence DNA contains the following:
- the LOC112174779 gene encoding 3-ketoacyl-CoA synthase 4: MKYVKLASHFLTANLLKLLLIPIIAVIVIEASPMNLDHIHQLRLQLHYNMVSVITSFAILVLTSTIYIMTQPRSVYLVDYSCHKPPNNLKVKYQKFINHSRLTGAFDESSLEFQHKILEQSGLGEETYLPEAMHSILSRLSMAAAREEAEQVIFGALDNLFANTNVNPKDIGILVMNCSLFNPTPSLSSMIVNKYKLRGSIKSYNLGGMGCSAGVIAVDLAKDLLQVQKNTYAVVVSTENITQNWYLGNKKSMLVQNCLFRVGGSAVLLSNKLSDRCRAKYKLVHIVRTHIGSNDKAYRCAYQEEDDASKPGVSLSKELMSITSVALKTNITALLGPLILPISDQLLFFATLLADKLFNTKFKAYIPNFKLVFDHFCIHSGRRTVINELEKNLQLLPVHVEASRMTLHRFGNTSSSSIWYELAYTEAKGRIQKGNRVWQIALGSGFKCNSVVWVSLQKVKPSPSSPWEDCIHSYPVQTVL; encoded by the coding sequence ATGAAGTATGTGAAGTTGGCTTCCCATTTCTTGACAGCCAACCTCTTGAAACTCTTGTTAATTCCTATAATAGCAGTCATTGTAATTGAAGCCTCTCCAATGAATCTAGATCACATCCATCAGCTCCGACTCCAACTCCATTACAATATGGTTAGTGTCATCACTAGCTTTGCTATTCTTGTTTTGACTTCCACCATTTACATTATGACTCAACCCAGATCCGTTTACCTCGTAGACTACTCGTGCCATAAGCCCCCTAACAATTTGAAAGTGAAATACCAGAAGTTTATTAATCACTCCAGATTGACTGGGGCCTTTGATGAGTCCTCGCTCGAGTTTCAGCACAAGATTCTTGAGCAGTCTGGCCTTGGAGAGGAGACCTATCTCCCTGAAGCAATGCATTCCATTCTGTCGAGGTTGTCAATGGCGGCGGCGCGTGAGGAGGCGGAGCAGGTGATTTTTGGAGCGTTGGATAATCTATTTGCAAATACTAATGTCAATCCTAAGGACATTGGGATTCTTGTTATGAATTGTAGTCTGTTTAATCCAACTCCTTCATTATCTTCTATGATTGTTAATAAGTACAAATTGAGGGGAAGTATTAAGAGTTATAATTTGGGAGGTATGGGATGTAGTGCTGGAGTTATAGCTGTAGATCTTGCTAAGGACCTGTTGCAAGTTCAAAAGAACACATATGCAGTTGTTGTCAGCACTGAGAATATTACTCAAAATTGGTACCTTGGGAACAAGAAATCCATGTTGGTACAAAATTGTTTGTTTCGTGTGGGTGGGTCTGCGGTTTTGCTCTCGAACAAGTTATCTGATAGGTGTAGGGCTAAGTACAAGCTTGTGCATATCGTGAGGACTCATATAGGCTCTAATGATAAGGCATATAGGTGTGCTTATCAAGAGGAGGACGATGCCAGTAAACCTGGGGTTTCGTTGTCGAAGGAGCTCATGTCGATTACTAGTGTAGCACTCAAGACTAATATCACAGCTTTGCTCGGTCCTCTTATCCTACCTATAAGcgaccaacttctcttctttgCTACTTTGCTTGCAGACAAGTTGTTCAATACGAAATTCAAGGCTTACATCCCGAATTTCAAACTCGTTTTCGATCATTTCTGCATCCATTCTGGTCGAAGGACTGTGATTAATGAGCTTGAGAAGAATTTGCAGCTTCTACCAGTTCATGTTGAGGCGTCACGAATGACACTCCATAGGTTTGGTAACACCTCCTCCAGCTCGATTTGGTATGAGTTGGCTTACACCGAGGCAAAAGGGAGGATACAAAAGGGGAACCGTGTGTGGCAGATTGCGCTCGGAAGCGGATTCAAGTGTAACAGCGTAGTCTGGGTGTCTCTCCAGAAAGTGAAACCTTCTCCTAGTAGCCCTTGGGAAGATTGCATTCATTCGTATCCAGTGCAGACAGTTCTCTAG